GCTGGTCGGAGTGCTGCACGACGGCAGCGCGGTGCCCATGGCGCTGGTGATCAGCTTGTGCGGCGCGCTGGTGGTCAGTGTCGCAATGCTGACCCGGCGCCTGCAGGCCAGCCGGCCCGCGTGAGCGGGTGGGGCGCGTTGAGACGCGCCTCCAGCAGGGCGACGAACGATCGCGCCTCGGCCTCGCTGCGGAAACTCACCACATGCTGGTCGAGCTGGACCTGCCAGGGGCAGGTGGGGTTCCGGTTCGACGCACTGACGACAATCTTCATCGCGATCCACCTCAAGTGAGCGGGAGCGGATCTAGTGTAGCGCTGCCCCCGGCTCGCGCCATGACCGCGATCAGTACCCAGACTGACGGTCATGACGGTCTGACGCTGGGAGACGTTCTGTTTTGCAGGGCGGAAATTTTCCCTCTTCCCGTCGGACATATCGACCCCCTGGTTCGTTGCTGTCAGCTGCGTTCCCGCTAGAGCCACGGTAGTACGGGGGATGGGCAGAGTCAGTCGTCAGCCACTCTGACAGACGCATCTTTAAGAACGATTTTGGGAAGGCGTATACCGACCCATCTGGGGCATGCCTCCCTCACGGCGAGTGCCCTCCAGCGGCTTATACTGCCCCCTGGCGGCCAGCGAAGGGTGAGCGTTTCCCTGGGCTGGCGACCACCATCCGGCACACGAACCATCCCGCGCTTGCCCACACCGGAGGCAGGGCATCTGCGGCGTTCGCCAGCAGGCGGGATTCATCAGGGAGCTTCAGGTTCATGAACGCAGTCCGCAGCATCAGTCAGGTCGCCAACCTGATGGCCGATCCCAAGCGCAGCGCCATGTTGTGGGCGTTGATCGATGGTACCCCGCGTGCGGCGGACGAGCTTGCCGTGCTCACCGGGCTGAGCACGTCGTCGGCCTGTGCGCACCTGTCGCTGTTGTGCAGTGCCGGGCTGCTCAGGCACGAGGCGCGTGGGCGCAAGCGCTTCTTTCGCCTGGCCACGCCGGAGGTCGGCACTGCGGTGGAAGCCTTGGCCAGCGTGCAACTGGCGACGCGCTCACTTGGGGAGCAGGGCACGACACTGCAGATTCCCCTGTCGATGCGCAAGGCACGCCTGTGTGGTGATCACCTGGGCGGCGAAGTGGCCGCCGCGCTGCTCCACCGCCTGCAGGTGGCCGGTTGGCTGGAGGGCAGCGAGCAGTACCTGTCGGTGAGCCAGGAGGGCAAGGAGCACCTGGAGGCTCTGGGGGTATTCATTGACGCGATGGCCGCCGGTGACCGGCGCGGCTGCGTGATATGCCACTGCAGTAAATGGAACGATCAGGGCCCGCACCTGGGCGGTTGCCTGGGCAAGGCCTTGCTCCGCTTGTTCACCCAGTCGGGTTGGGTGCGTGAGCAGGAGGGCAGCCGGGCGGTGCAACTCACACCGCTCGGCCAGCAGCAGATCAACGCGATCGCCTGCCTCCCGGCCCGACAGGTCGGCTAGCGGACCAGTCGCGCATCCAGGCTGTTCTGCGCCAGGCGGCGTGCCTGGTCCTGGGTCATGCCCAGGTGCTGATGCAGGGCGTGGAAGTTCTCGGTGACGTAGCCACCGAAGTAGGCTGGATCATCGGAGTTGACCGTAACTTTCACCCCACGCTCGAGCATGTCGAGGATGTTGTGCTGGCCCATGTGTTCGAACACGCACAGCTTGGTGTTGGACAGCGGGCAGACGGTCAGCGGGATCTGCTCGTCGATGATGCGCTGCATCAGGCGCTCGTCCTCGATGGCGCGCACGCCGTGATCGATCCGCTGGATCTTCAGCAAGTCGAGGGCTTCCCAGATGTACTCGGGCGGGCCTTCCTCGCCGGCATGGGCCACGGTCAGGAAGCCTTCGCTGCGGGCGCGATCGAAGACGCGCTGGAACTTGCTCGGCGGATGGCCTTTTTCCGAGCTGTCCAGGCCCACGGCGACGAAGGCATCGCGGAAGGGCAGGGCCTGGTCCAGGGTCTTCTGTGCCTCGTCTTCACTCAGGTGGCGCAGAAAGCTGAGAATCAGGCCGCTGCTGATGCCCAGCTGCTCGCGACCATCCTTCAAGGCCCGGTTGATGCCATCGAGCACCACCTCGAACGGGATGCCCCGGTCGGTGTGGGTCTGCGGGTCGAAGAACGGCTCGGTGTGGATGACGTTCTGCGCCTTGCAGCGCTGCAGGTAGGCCCAGGTCAGGTCGTAGAAGTCCTGCTCGGTGCGCAGGACATCCGCGCCCTGGTAGTAGAGGTCGAGGAATTCCTGCAGGTTATTGAAGGCATAGGCGCTGCGCAGGGTCTCGACGTCCGCCCAGGGCAGGGCGATCTTGTTGCGTTCGGCCAGGGCGAACAGCAGTTCAGGCTCCAGCGAGCCCTCCAGGTGCATGTGCAGTTCCGCCTTGGGCAAGGCGTTCAGCCATTCATACATGTGTGCAATCTCGATCAGGTACGGTTGGCCGCCATTCTACAGGGCCTGGCCGGGCAATGCGCCCACCCAGGCCGCAACGCCCGGGTTTACCAGATGAGCGCTTCACCCTTGTAGTTGATGAAGCGCAGGCCGCCATTGCCGCTCTGGGCCTTGACTTGCTCGAGCATGCCCCGGGTGCTGGTCAGCACGTCGATCTCGGCGTTCTCGCCGCCCATGTCGGTCTTCACCCAGCCCGGGTGCATGGCCAGCACGGCCAGGTCGGGGCGCTGCAGCTCGACCACGAAGCTGTTGATCATCGAGTTGAGCGCGGCCTTGCTGGCCTTGTACAGGCAGACTTCGCCACCGTCGGGGATGGCCACACTGCCCAGGATCGAGCTCATGAACGCCAGCACGCCGCTGCCTTCGCGCACCTGGCCGGCCAGGCGACGGGCCACACGGATCGGCGCCACGGCGTTGGTCATGAACAGCTCGCCGACCTGCTGTACCTGCACGCTTTCCAGGTCCTGCGGCAGCGGGCCCATCACCCCGGCGTTGACGAACAGCAGGTCGAATACTTCGTCTTGCAGGCGCTGCTTGAGCCCGTCGAGCTGGGCCGTGTCGTTCATCTCCAGGCGCTCGATGCGCACCCCGGGGACTTCGCCCAGCGCACCCGGCTGTTGCGGGTCGCGCACGGTGGCGACGACGTTCCACCCATCTTCGCGCAGGCGTTGTACCAAGCCCAGGCCGAGGCCTCGGGAGGCGCCGATGATGAGGGCGGTCTTGTTGGCGTTCATAGCGATACTCCATATCAAGGGCGCGGCGAGCGGTGCTGTGCACAGGTTCGCTTGTCGCGCGGCAACGTGGCGGTTGCCCTCCACTGGGAGGGCCTGGGTGACGAGCATAAACCAGGAAGAGGTCGGCTGCCCTGTCGCGGCTGGTCAAAAAATGATCGAAGGTCTGAAAGGCCTGTGGAGACGGGGTCTGACAGGGTGGTTCACGGGTTATCCACAGGCTGCTCCACAGTAATTGTGTGCAAGCGCGACAGCCTGAAAATGCCCGTTTCAGGGAACGCAGTCGCTGCTGACTGGGGATAACTCACACGCTTTCAGTGACTTGGGTTAATGTCACACAAATGTGATCAAAATATGCTCAATACGCTGCAGGCCTTGCGGAACAAGGCCTGCAGCGGAGTGCCCCAAGCTTATCCACAGGCAGGCCCACAGCAGTTGTGGGCAACGCTCAGGCTCGTTCCAGCAGGATGCGCCCGCGGCTCAGGTCGGCGAGCTGCTGCTGCAGCACCTCGAGGTGGCTGTCACCCAGGGCGATGCGCAGGTCGACGCCGTTGGCGGTGAACTGCTCGTCCAGCACCAGGCCGTCGACTTCGCCCAGGCGCAACTTGACCAGCGCCAGTTCGCTGAAGGTGCAGCTGCAGGCGAACTCGCTGCGCTGTACCAGCAAGCGCTTGGGCGCCTGCTGCAGGCATTTGTTGGCGCCGCCGCCGTAGGCCCGGGCCAGGCCGCCGGTGCCCAGTTGGATGCCGCCGTACCAGCGGATCACCAGAACCACCACCTGGTCACAGTCCTGGGCCTCGATGGCGGCAAGGATCGGGCGCCCGGCCGTGCCGCCGGGCTCGCCGTCGTCGCTGCTGCGGTATTGGCCGCCGAGCTTCCAGGCCCAGCAATTGTGGGTGGCCGCCAGGTCGCTGTGGCGTTCGATGAAGGCCATGGCCTCGGCCGGGCTACTGATCGGGCCGGCGAGGGTGATGAAGCGGCTCTTGCGGATGTCCTCGCGGAACTCGCAGAGCTCGAGCAGGGTAGAAGGCATAAGTCCGGGTCAGGCGGGCGTGCTGATGCCGCAGCCTTTGAGAATGATGTGGATAAGGTTGTTGCTGGCGTCTTCCATGTCCTGCTTGGTCAGCCGGCTGCGGCCGGTCACCTGGCAGATCTGGGTGGCGAAGTCGGCGTAGTGCTGGGTGCTGCCCCAGAGCAGGAAGATCAGGTGCACAGGGTCGACCCGGTCCATCTTGCCGGCGTCCATCCAGGCTTGGAACACCGCGGCACGGCCGCGGAACCATTCGCGGTAGTCGGCGCTGAAGTACTCGCTCAGGCATTCGCCGCCGCTGATCACTTCCATGGCGAATATTCGCGAGGCCTGCGGGTTGCGTCGGGAAAACTCCATCTTGGTGCGGATGTAGTGGCTGAGCGCCACGGCCGGGTCGTCTTCCACGCTCAGGGCATTGAAGGTGCTGTCCCACAGCTCGATGATGTTGCTCAGCACCGCGATGTACAGGCCCAGCTTGTTGGTGAAGTAGTAGTGCAGGTTGGCCTTGGGCAGCCCGGCCTTGAGCGCGATGGTGTTCATGCTCGTGCCCTTGTAGCCGTGGCGGGCGAATTCGTCTTCGGCGGCCTGGATGATGGCCTGCTCGTTCTTCTGGCGGATGCGGCCGGCGGGCTTGCCCGAGGCGGGGGAGCGATGCGCAGGGACTTCTAGGGTCATGGACGATTCCGGGCGGGTCGTTACAGATGTCCGACAGATTACCTGCCTGTGCCGAAGTGACAAGCATTAGCGGTAGAGATACGTATCAACGTGTCGCAGCCAGGCTCTCGAGGAAGCTTTCCAGCACCAGGTTCGGCCGACGGCCCTTGCGCGTCACCCAGCTCAGGCTCAGGTCATAGAAGCGCTGGGCGGGTTTGAGCGCACGCAGGCGCCCCTGCTGCACCCAGAGCATCGCGTAATGGTCGGGCAGGTAGCCGATGTAACGTCCGGTGAGGATGAGGAAGGCCATGCCTTCGCGGTCCGAGGCACTGGCGGTGCAGCGCAAGGCCTGGTAATGGGCCTGGATGTCGGCCGGCAGGCGGAAAGTTGGGGCGATCGCATCCTGGTCATTGAGGCGGTCGTCGTCGATCTGCTGGTCATCGGCATAGAACAGCGGATGGCCGACCGCGCAGTAGAGCAGTGAGCGCTCGCTGTACAGCGGCTGGTACTCAAGCCCCGACAGTGGGCTGGTCTGAGGCACCACGCCGACATGCAGGCTGCCATCGAGCACACCCTGCTCGACCTGGCTTGGCGCGATCATGCGGATCTGGATGCGCACGTCCGGGCCGCGGTCCTTCAGTTCGGCCAGGGCATGGGTGATGCGCATGTGCGGCAAAGTCACCAGGTTGTCGGTGAGGCCGATGTTCAGTTCGCCGCGCAGGTGCTGGTGCAGGCCGTTCACCTCGGTGCGAAAGGTCTCCAGGGCGCTGAGCAACTGCAACGCCGAGTGGTAGACCTCGCGGCCTTCCTCGGTGAGCGAAAACCCGGCGCGCCCCCGTTGGCACAGACGCAGACCCAGGCGTTGCTCGAGGTCGTTCATCTGCTGGCTGATCGCCGAGCGGCCGATCCCCAGCACGTTCTCTGCCGCCGAGAAACCGCCGCATTCGACGACGCTGCGGTAGATTTTCAGCAGGCGGATGTCGAAATCGCTGACTTGGGCGAGGGGATCGGGACGTCGGCTCATTAGTTTAGTTATCCGCTGACTGAAGATTAGAAATGCTGGGTTTTTCGAACTTTATCGCCGTGACAATTTAGCTGCAACAACACCCATCGCTGCCTAATCGTCTTCCGAGGAATCGCCCGATGAACATGCCCGAAACCGTCCAGGTCGGTCTGGCCAGCCAGCTCAAGCTGGACGCCCACTGGATGCCGTACACCGCCAACCGCAACTTCCAGCGCGACCCGCGCCTGATCGTGGCGGCCGAAGGCAACTACCTGGTCGACGACAAGGGCCGCAAGGTGTTCGACGCCCTCTCGGGCCTGTGGACCTGCGGTGCCGGGCATACCCGCAAGGAGATCAGCGAGGCGGTGGCCCGTCAGGTCGCCACCCTCGATTATTCGCCGGCCTTCCAGTTCGGCCACCCGCTGTCGTTCCAGCTGGCCGAGAAGATCGTCGACCTGGTGCCGGGCGACCTGAACCATGTGTTCTTCACCAACTCCGGCTCCGAGTGCGCCGACACCGCGTTGAAAATGGTCCGCGCCTACTGGCGCCTGAAGGGCCAGGCCACCAAGACCAAGATCATCGGCCGTGCCCGTGGTTACCACGGCGTGAACATTGCCGGCACCAGCCTGGGCGGGGTCAACGGCAACCGCAAGCTGTTTGGTCAATTGCTGGACGTCGATCACCTGCCTCACACCGTGCTGCCGGCCAACGTGTTCAGCAAGGGCATGCCGGAAGAGGGCGGCATCGCCCTAGCCGACGAGATGCTCAAACTGATCGAGCTGCATGACGCCTCTAACATCGCCGCAGTGATCGTCGAGCCGCTGGCCGGTTCCGCCGGTGTGCTGCCGCCGCCGAAGGGCTACCTCAAGCGCCTGCGCGAGATCTGCAGCCAGCACAACATCCTGCTGATCTTCGACGAAGTGATCACCGGTTTCGGCCGCATGGGCGCGATGACCGGCGCCGAAGCCTTCGGCGTCACTCCGGACCTGATGTGCATCGCCAAGCAGGTCACCAACGGCGCTATCCCGATGGGGGCGGTGATCGCCACCAGCGAGATCTATCAGACTTTCATGAACCAGCCGACCCCCGAGTACGCCGTGGAATTCCCCCACGGCTACACCTACTCGGCGCACCCGGTCGCCTGCGCCGCCGGTATCGCCGCGCTGGACCTGCTGCAGAAGGAAAGCCTGGTGCAGTCTGCCGCCGAGTTGGCGCCACACTTCGAGAAGCTGCTGCACGGCATCAAGGGGACGAAGAACGTCGTCGACATCCGCAACTACGGCCTGGCCGGCGCCATCCAGATCGCCGCGCGCGACGGTGATGCCATCGTCCGTCCGTACGAGGCGGCCATGAAGCTGTGGCAAGCCGGCTTCTATGTGCGCTTCGGTGGCGACACCCTGCAGTTCGGGCCAACCTTCAACACCCAGCCGCAGGAACTGGATCGCCTGTTCGACGCGGTGGGCGAAGCCCTGAACAAGGTCGACTGACTTTTCTGATTTTGACGTCGGGCGCGTGAGTACCACGCGCCTGTCTCTACCTTCTTTATCTGGAGTTCTGCATGAGCATTGTTCAGCACCTGATCCACGGCGAGCTGGTCACCAAGGGCGAGCGCACCGCCGATGTCTTCAACCCGTCCACCGGCCAGGCCGTGCGCAAGGTCGAACTGGCCAGCCGCGCCACCATCCAGCAGGCCATCGATTCGGCCAAGGCCGCCTTCCCGGCCTGGCGCAACACCCCGCCGGCCAAGCGTGCCCAGGTGATGTTCCGCTTCAAGCAGCTGCTGGAGCAGAACGAGGCGAAGATCTCGCAGATGATCAGCGAGGAGCACGGCAAGACCCTGGAAGATGCGGCGGGTGAGCTCAAGCGCGGCATCGAGAACGTCGAGTTCGCCTGCGCCGCCCCTGAGCTGCTCAAGGGTGAGTACAGCCGCAACGTCGGCCCGAACATCGATGCCTGGTCCGACTTCCAGCCGCTGGGCATCGTGGCCGGCATCACCCCGTTCAACTTCCCGGCCATGGTGCCGCTGTGGATGTACCCGCTGGCCATCGCCTGCGGCAACGCCTTCATCCTCAAGCCGTCCGAGCGCGATCCGAGCTCGACCCTGTACATCGCCCAGCTGCTGCTGGAAGCCGGCCTGCCGAAGGGCATCCTCAACGTCGTGCATGGCGACAAGGAAGCGGTCGATGCGCTGATCGAGGCGCCGGAGGTCAAGGCCCTGAGCTTCGTCGGTTCGACCCCGATCGCTGAGTACATTTATGCCGAGGGCACCAAGCGCGGCAAGCGCGTCCAGGCCCTGGGCGGCGCGAAGAACCATGCGGTGCTGATGCCTGACGCCGACCTGGACAACGCCGTCAGCGCGCTGATGGGCGCGGCCTACGGTTCCTGCGGCGAACGCTGCATGGCCATTTCGGTGGCGGTGTGTGTCGGCGACCAGGTGGCTGATGCGCTGATCGCCAAGCTGGAGCCGCAGATCAAGGCGCTGAAGATCGGTGCCGGCACTGCCTGTGGCCTGGACATGGGCCCGCTGGTGACCGCCGCCGCGCGTGACAAGGTGGTGGGCTACATCGATGACGGCGTCGCCGCTGGTGCCAAGCTGGTGGTCGATGGTCGCGGCTACCGTGTGGCCGGTAACGAGGATGGCTATTTCGTTGGCGGTACCCTGTTCGACAAGGTCACCCCCGAGATGCGTATTTATAAGGAAGAGATCTTCGGCCCGGTGCTGTGCGTGGTGCGTGTGAACAGCCTGGAACAGGCCATGCAGCTGATCAACGAGCACGAGTACGGTAACGGAACCTGCATCTTCACCCGTGACGGTGAAGCGGCGCGGCTGTTCTGCGACGAGATCGAAGTGGGCATGGTGGGTGTCAACGTACCGCTGCCGGTGCCGGTGGCGTACCACAGCTTTGGTGGCTGGAAGCGTTCGCTGTTCGGCGACCTGCATGCCTATGGTCCGGACGGTGTGCGCTTCTATACCCGTCGCAAGGCGATCACCCAGCGCTGGCCACAGCGGGCCAGCCATGAGGCTTCGCAGTTTGCGTTCCCGAGCCTGTAAGGCGCAGGGATGAAAGCGGGGCGGCCGACAGGCCGCCCCGCTTTGTTTTTTGGCTGCTTATATAGGTGCTAGGGCTGTGATGGGCAGCTGGCAGCCCTGACGCGGTGTTTTCCCCC
This window of the Pseudomonas mosselii genome carries:
- a CDS encoding ArsR/SmtB family transcription factor is translated as MNAVRSISQVANLMADPKRSAMLWALIDGTPRAADELAVLTGLSTSSACAHLSLLCSAGLLRHEARGRKRFFRLATPEVGTAVEALASVQLATRSLGEQGTTLQIPLSMRKARLCGDHLGGEVAAALLHRLQVAGWLEGSEQYLSVSQEGKEHLEALGVFIDAMAAGDRRGCVICHCSKWNDQGPHLGGCLGKALLRLFTQSGWVREQEGSRAVQLTPLGQQQINAIACLPARQVG
- a CDS encoding adenosine deaminase translates to MYEWLNALPKAELHMHLEGSLEPELLFALAERNKIALPWADVETLRSAYAFNNLQEFLDLYYQGADVLRTEQDFYDLTWAYLQRCKAQNVIHTEPFFDPQTHTDRGIPFEVVLDGINRALKDGREQLGISSGLILSFLRHLSEDEAQKTLDQALPFRDAFVAVGLDSSEKGHPPSKFQRVFDRARSEGFLTVAHAGEEGPPEYIWEALDLLKIQRIDHGVRAIEDERLMQRIIDEQIPLTVCPLSNTKLCVFEHMGQHNILDMLERGVKVTVNSDDPAYFGGYVTENFHALHQHLGMTQDQARRLAQNSLDARLVR
- a CDS encoding SDR family oxidoreductase is translated as MNANKTALIIGASRGLGLGLVQRLREDGWNVVATVRDPQQPGALGEVPGVRIERLEMNDTAQLDGLKQRLQDEVFDLLFVNAGVMGPLPQDLESVQVQQVGELFMTNAVAPIRVARRLAGQVREGSGVLAFMSSILGSVAIPDGGEVCLYKASKAALNSMINSFVVELQRPDLAVLAMHPGWVKTDMGGENAEIDVLTSTRGMLEQVKAQSGNGGLRFINYKGEALIW
- a CDS encoding IMPACT family protein, yielding MPSTLLELCEFREDIRKSRFITLAGPISSPAEAMAFIERHSDLAATHNCWAWKLGGQYRSSDDGEPGGTAGRPILAAIEAQDCDQVVVLVIRWYGGIQLGTGGLARAYGGGANKCLQQAPKRLLVQRSEFACSCTFSELALVKLRLGEVDGLVLDEQFTANGVDLRIALGDSHLEVLQQQLADLSRGRILLERA
- a CDS encoding TetR/AcrR family transcriptional regulator; the encoded protein is MTLEVPAHRSPASGKPAGRIRQKNEQAIIQAAEDEFARHGYKGTSMNTIALKAGLPKANLHYYFTNKLGLYIAVLSNIIELWDSTFNALSVEDDPAVALSHYIRTKMEFSRRNPQASRIFAMEVISGGECLSEYFSADYREWFRGRAAVFQAWMDAGKMDRVDPVHLIFLLWGSTQHYADFATQICQVTGRSRLTKQDMEDASNNLIHIILKGCGISTPA
- a CDS encoding LysR family transcriptional regulator, with product MSRRPDPLAQVSDFDIRLLKIYRSVVECGGFSAAENVLGIGRSAISQQMNDLEQRLGLRLCQRGRAGFSLTEEGREVYHSALQLLSALETFRTEVNGLHQHLRGELNIGLTDNLVTLPHMRITHALAELKDRGPDVRIQIRMIAPSQVEQGVLDGSLHVGVVPQTSPLSGLEYQPLYSERSLLYCAVGHPLFYADDQQIDDDRLNDQDAIAPTFRLPADIQAHYQALRCTASASDREGMAFLILTGRYIGYLPDHYAMLWVQQGRLRALKPAQRFYDLSLSWVTRKGRRPNLVLESFLESLAATR
- a CDS encoding aspartate aminotransferase family protein translates to MNMPETVQVGLASQLKLDAHWMPYTANRNFQRDPRLIVAAEGNYLVDDKGRKVFDALSGLWTCGAGHTRKEISEAVARQVATLDYSPAFQFGHPLSFQLAEKIVDLVPGDLNHVFFTNSGSECADTALKMVRAYWRLKGQATKTKIIGRARGYHGVNIAGTSLGGVNGNRKLFGQLLDVDHLPHTVLPANVFSKGMPEEGGIALADEMLKLIELHDASNIAAVIVEPLAGSAGVLPPPKGYLKRLREICSQHNILLIFDEVITGFGRMGAMTGAEAFGVTPDLMCIAKQVTNGAIPMGAVIATSEIYQTFMNQPTPEYAVEFPHGYTYSAHPVACAAGIAALDLLQKESLVQSAAELAPHFEKLLHGIKGTKNVVDIRNYGLAGAIQIAARDGDAIVRPYEAAMKLWQAGFYVRFGGDTLQFGPTFNTQPQELDRLFDAVGEALNKVD
- a CDS encoding CoA-acylating methylmalonate-semialdehyde dehydrogenase; this translates as MSIVQHLIHGELVTKGERTADVFNPSTGQAVRKVELASRATIQQAIDSAKAAFPAWRNTPPAKRAQVMFRFKQLLEQNEAKISQMISEEHGKTLEDAAGELKRGIENVEFACAAPELLKGEYSRNVGPNIDAWSDFQPLGIVAGITPFNFPAMVPLWMYPLAIACGNAFILKPSERDPSSTLYIAQLLLEAGLPKGILNVVHGDKEAVDALIEAPEVKALSFVGSTPIAEYIYAEGTKRGKRVQALGGAKNHAVLMPDADLDNAVSALMGAAYGSCGERCMAISVAVCVGDQVADALIAKLEPQIKALKIGAGTACGLDMGPLVTAAARDKVVGYIDDGVAAGAKLVVDGRGYRVAGNEDGYFVGGTLFDKVTPEMRIYKEEIFGPVLCVVRVNSLEQAMQLINEHEYGNGTCIFTRDGEAARLFCDEIEVGMVGVNVPLPVPVAYHSFGGWKRSLFGDLHAYGPDGVRFYTRRKAITQRWPQRASHEASQFAFPSL